CCGACCGTCCGCCCGCCTTCGCGGATCGCAAACCGCGACCCCACTTCCAGCGCCACCGGCACGATCAACTTCACCTTCAAGTTCACGTTGTCCCCAGGCATCACCATCTCCATCCCCTCGGGCAA
Above is a genomic segment from Chloroflexota bacterium containing:
- the tuf gene encoding elongation factor Tu (EF-Tu; promotes GTP-dependent binding of aminoacyl-tRNA to the A-site of ribosomes during protein biosynthesis; when the tRNA anticodon matches the mRNA codon, GTP hydrolysis results; the inactive EF-Tu-GDP leaves the ribosome and release of GDP is promoted by elongation factor Ts; many prokaryotes have two copies of the gene encoding EF-Tu), with protein sequence LPEGMEMVMPGDNVNLKVKLIVPVALEVGSRFAIREGGRTVGAGVITEILE